In one Aeromicrobium wangtongii genomic region, the following are encoded:
- a CDS encoding aldose 1-epimerase — protein sequence MTDILQNDRVRATIDPSRGARLTSLVIDGLEVLAHAEDPTVDPAIADGCFPMVPWAGRVRGGRLATPAGVRQLPLADDGNALHGLGHVEAWESAGDGVYRLRIGEPWPTSGTAQLSYRLLDDGLRVELSWDDGTTSPCSIGLHPWFARTLTTGGPVVLSFDPEQMVERGTDGLPTGRLVRPEPEPWDDCFRVAGSPVLTWPGAIQLTLTSDSPWWVVYSEPESTICVEPQTVPPDAFDHNGLQPAGEWPHDIWFELRAAGATAS from the coding sequence GTGACCGACATCCTGCAGAACGACCGCGTACGCGCCACGATCGACCCGTCGCGCGGCGCCCGCCTCACGAGCCTGGTCATCGACGGGCTGGAGGTGCTGGCCCACGCCGAGGACCCCACCGTCGACCCGGCCATCGCCGACGGGTGCTTCCCGATGGTGCCATGGGCCGGACGCGTGCGCGGCGGCCGGCTTGCGACGCCCGCCGGCGTCCGGCAGCTGCCGCTGGCCGACGACGGCAACGCGCTGCACGGGCTCGGCCACGTCGAGGCATGGGAGTCCGCCGGCGACGGCGTCTACCGCCTGAGGATCGGTGAGCCGTGGCCGACGTCCGGCACCGCGCAGCTGAGCTACCGGCTCCTCGACGACGGCCTGCGCGTGGAGCTGTCGTGGGACGACGGCACGACGTCGCCGTGCTCGATCGGCCTGCACCCGTGGTTCGCCCGGACGCTGACCACCGGCGGTCCGGTCGTGCTGTCCTTCGATCCCGAGCAGATGGTCGAGCGGGGCACCGACGGCCTGCCGACTGGACGACTCGTCCGTCCGGAGCCGGAGCCCTGGGATGACTGCTTCCGGGTTGCCGGGTCGCCGGTGCTGACCTGGCCCGGCGCTATCCAGCTGACGCTGACCTCGGACTCGCCGTGGTGGGTCGTCTACTCCGAGCCGGAGTCGACCATCTGCGTCGAGCCGCAGACGGTGCCGCCGGACGCCTTCGACCACAACGGCCTGCAGCCGGCCGGCGAGTGGCCGCACGACATCTGGTTCGAGCTGCGGGCAGCCGGCGCGACCGCCTCGTAG
- a CDS encoding 3-oxoacyl-ACP reductase, with product MTDRYQSLAQNPIGKFIVTNLGLPNPPVLERWTEGAPLVKGTVLIGAAPGSTLGKKLNATLKSSGIEAVGVRADSKKYKGLVFDATGISDTAGLAAMQQFFTPAMRSLASNGRLVVIGTLPEQAESETAAIAQRALEGFVRSAGKEIGGNGSTANLVYAGQGTEDALTSTLEFLLSPKSAFVSGQVIRLGLTELVDADPVADPSKPLAGKVALITGASRGLGAAMARTLHRDGADIVGLDVPALKDDLDALMSELGGTSIAEDITAEDAPQVIAKALKDAHGGVDIVVHNAGITRDKRLKNMKTENWNLVIDISVGAPQRITAELLDQKLLRKGGRVIGISSIAGIAGNNGQTSYGTAKAGVIGFVDDLSKRVAKDGITVNAIAPGFIETDMVKTMPLGIREAGRRLSSLSQGGQPIDVAEAIAWYANPGSSAISGNVVRVCGQALIGA from the coding sequence ATGACTGATCGTTACCAGTCGCTCGCGCAGAACCCGATCGGCAAGTTCATCGTCACGAACCTGGGACTGCCCAATCCCCCCGTGCTGGAGCGCTGGACCGAAGGGGCCCCGCTCGTCAAGGGCACTGTCCTCATCGGTGCCGCCCCGGGCAGCACCCTGGGCAAGAAGCTCAACGCGACGCTCAAGTCCAGCGGCATCGAGGCGGTCGGCGTCCGCGCCGACAGCAAGAAGTACAAGGGCCTCGTCTTCGACGCGACCGGCATCTCCGACACCGCCGGCCTCGCCGCGATGCAGCAGTTCTTCACCCCCGCGATGCGCAGCCTCGCGTCCAACGGACGCCTCGTGGTCATCGGCACCCTGCCCGAGCAGGCCGAGTCCGAGACGGCCGCGATCGCCCAGCGCGCGCTCGAGGGCTTCGTCCGCTCTGCGGGCAAGGAGATCGGCGGCAACGGCAGCACGGCCAACCTGGTCTATGCCGGCCAGGGCACCGAGGACGCGCTCACCTCGACGCTGGAGTTCCTGCTCTCCCCCAAGTCCGCCTTCGTCTCGGGGCAGGTCATCCGCCTCGGCCTGACCGAGCTCGTCGACGCCGATCCGGTCGCCGACCCGAGCAAGCCGCTGGCCGGCAAGGTCGCACTCATCACCGGCGCCTCCCGCGGCCTCGGTGCCGCGATGGCGCGCACGCTGCACCGCGACGGCGCCGACATCGTCGGACTGGACGTCCCGGCCCTCAAGGACGATCTCGACGCCCTCATGAGCGAGCTCGGCGGCACGTCGATCGCCGAGGACATCACCGCCGAGGACGCCCCGCAGGTCATCGCCAAGGCCCTCAAGGACGCGCACGGCGGCGTCGACATCGTGGTGCACAACGCCGGCATCACGCGCGACAAGCGGCTCAAGAACATGAAGACGGAGAACTGGAACCTGGTCATCGACATCAGCGTCGGTGCCCCCCAGCGCATCACCGCCGAGCTGCTCGACCAGAAGCTGCTGCGCAAGGGTGGCCGCGTCATCGGCATCTCGTCGATCGCCGGCATCGCGGGCAACAACGGCCAGACCAGCTACGGCACCGCCAAGGCCGGCGTCATCGGCTTCGTCGACGACCTGTCCAAGCGGGTCGCCAAGGACGGCATCACGGTCAACGCGATCGCGCCGGGCTTCATCGAGACCGACATGGTCAAGACGATGCCGCTGGGCATCCGGGAGGCCGGCCGCCGGCTCAGCTCGCTGTCGCAGGGCGGCCAGCCGATCGACGTCGCCGAGGCCATCGCCTGGTACGCCAACCCGGGGTCGTCCGCGATCTCGGGCAATGTCGTGCGCGTGTGCGGCCAGGCCCTGATCGGCGCCTGA
- a CDS encoding PLDc N-terminal domain-containing protein, whose product MSSMKKKRWSDLTPGQRRAVYVAGALEAAATAAAWRDLAKRPAEDVRGPKLVWRLVSFVQPVGPLAYFTLGRR is encoded by the coding sequence ATGTCGAGCATGAAGAAGAAGCGTTGGTCAGATCTGACTCCCGGCCAGCGGCGTGCGGTGTACGTCGCCGGCGCGCTCGAGGCGGCTGCCACGGCCGCTGCGTGGCGCGATCTGGCGAAGCGTCCCGCCGAGGACGTGCGTGGTCCCAAGCTCGTGTGGCGCCTGGTGTCGTTCGTCCAGCCCGTCGGCCCGCTGGCCTACTTCACCCTCGGACGTCGCTGA
- a CDS encoding TerC family protein, with product MNVSTTEWAITIGVTIAVLLFDVIIVARKPHEPSMKECAVYLTGYVTLAIAFGIWVWSYHNEPGKDGDYGLQFFAGWLTEYSLSIDNLFIFIIIMASFKVPRKLQQEALLVGIIIALFFRAIFIALGAVAIEQVSWIFYIFGAFLLYTAFSLVKDTDHDDDGENAIVRLARKRFTVSDNWDGLKLFVKQNGKRAITPMFLVILSLGTTDLLFALDSIPAIYGLTQEPYLVFTANVFALMGLRQLYFLLGGLLTKLIYLSQGLAVLLAFIGVKLVLHALHENELPFINGGEHVPVYDIPTLLSLGVIVGILGITAVVSLVVSGRRERAGLQPDGSPKAPVSPADDAE from the coding sequence TTGAACGTATCCACCACCGAATGGGCGATCACGATCGGCGTGACGATCGCGGTGCTGCTGTTCGACGTGATCATCGTGGCGCGCAAGCCGCACGAACCGTCGATGAAGGAGTGCGCGGTCTATCTGACCGGCTACGTCACCCTGGCGATCGCCTTCGGGATCTGGGTCTGGTCGTACCACAACGAGCCGGGCAAGGACGGTGACTACGGGCTCCAGTTCTTCGCCGGCTGGCTCACCGAGTACAGCTTGTCGATCGACAACCTGTTCATCTTCATCATCATCATGGCCAGCTTCAAGGTGCCGCGGAAGCTGCAGCAGGAGGCCCTGCTGGTCGGCATCATCATTGCGCTGTTCTTCCGTGCGATCTTCATCGCGCTCGGCGCCGTGGCGATCGAGCAGGTCTCGTGGATCTTCTACATCTTCGGGGCATTCCTGCTCTACACGGCCTTCAGCCTGGTCAAGGACACCGACCACGACGACGACGGCGAGAACGCGATCGTCCGCCTCGCGCGCAAGCGGTTCACGGTGTCGGACAACTGGGACGGGCTCAAGCTGTTCGTCAAGCAGAACGGCAAGCGGGCCATCACGCCGATGTTCCTGGTGATCCTCTCCCTGGGCACCACCGACCTGCTGTTCGCCCTCGACTCCATCCCCGCGATCTACGGCCTGACCCAGGAGCCGTACCTCGTCTTCACGGCCAACGTCTTCGCCCTGATGGGACTGCGCCAGCTGTACTTCCTGCTGGGCGGGCTGCTCACCAAGCTCATCTACCTGTCGCAGGGCCTCGCGGTCCTGCTGGCCTTCATCGGCGTCAAGCTGGTGCTGCACGCGCTGCACGAGAACGAGCTGCCGTTCATCAACGGCGGCGAGCACGTCCCGGTCTACGACATCCCGACGCTGCTCAGCCTCGGCGTGATCGTCGGCATCCTGGGCATCACGGCGGTCGTCAGCCTCGTCGTCTCGGGACGCCGGGAGCGGGCGGGACTGCAGCCCGACGGCAGCCCGAAGGCTCCGGTCAGCCCGGCGGACGACGCCGAGTAG
- a CDS encoding APC family permease has product MSTESAETGPPTELKRVMGPKLLLLFIVGDILGAGIYAVTGQMAGQVGGIVWLPFLLAFIVATMTALSYLELVTKYPQAAGAALYAHKAFGVHFITFIVAFAVVCSGITSASTSAKTLADNFSGGLELNGWIDTPLSEGTITAIAMGFMLLLAVINLRGVGESVKFNVVLTLVEVTALCIVIGVGFFVILQGDADMSELADFSDYQDKGMFLAVTAATSIAFFAMVGFEDAVNMVEEVENPQKIFPRTMLTGLGIAVILYMLVAVSVVSVLTAPELKNIADSEGRALLDVVSKGAPDFPIDKVFPFLAVFAVANTALINMLMASRLLYGMSRQRVLPKPLGAVLPGRRTPWVSIVFSTALAMGLIFYVTRDPDSNVVANLSNVTALLLLCVFAVVNICCVVLRRRDPNAETFFKSPGQLPAVAAFLCLFLAGPWVDRDGEIYRIAGAMMLIGVVLWGVTLILNKATHTDAGDLGNLKE; this is encoded by the coding sequence ATGAGCACCGAAAGCGCCGAGACCGGCCCCCCGACCGAGCTCAAGAGGGTCATGGGGCCCAAGCTCCTGCTGCTGTTCATCGTGGGCGACATCCTGGGCGCCGGCATCTACGCCGTCACCGGTCAGATGGCCGGCCAGGTCGGCGGCATCGTCTGGCTGCCGTTCCTGCTGGCGTTCATCGTGGCCACCATGACGGCCTTGTCGTACCTCGAGCTGGTCACGAAGTACCCGCAGGCCGCCGGCGCCGCGCTGTACGCCCACAAGGCCTTCGGCGTGCACTTCATCACGTTCATCGTGGCCTTCGCGGTCGTGTGCTCGGGCATCACCAGCGCCTCGACCTCCGCGAAGACGCTGGCCGACAACTTCTCCGGCGGCCTGGAGCTCAACGGTTGGATCGACACCCCGCTCAGCGAGGGCACCATCACGGCCATCGCGATGGGTTTCATGCTGCTGCTGGCCGTGATCAACCTGCGCGGCGTCGGCGAGAGCGTCAAGTTCAACGTCGTCCTCACGCTGGTCGAGGTCACGGCGCTGTGCATCGTGATCGGGGTCGGCTTCTTCGTCATCCTCCAGGGTGATGCCGACATGAGCGAGCTGGCCGACTTCAGCGACTACCAGGACAAGGGGATGTTCCTGGCCGTCACGGCCGCGACCTCGATCGCCTTCTTCGCGATGGTCGGGTTCGAGGACGCCGTCAACATGGTCGAGGAGGTCGAGAACCCGCAGAAGATCTTCCCCCGGACGATGCTGACCGGTCTGGGCATCGCGGTGATCCTCTACATGCTGGTCGCCGTCTCGGTGGTCAGCGTGCTGACCGCCCCCGAGCTCAAGAACATCGCGGACTCCGAGGGCCGCGCGCTGCTGGATGTCGTGTCCAAGGGTGCACCGGACTTCCCCATCGACAAGGTCTTTCCGTTCCTGGCGGTGTTCGCCGTGGCCAACACCGCCTTGATCAACATGCTGATGGCCAGCCGGCTGCTGTACGGCATGTCCCGCCAGCGGGTGCTGCCCAAGCCGCTCGGTGCGGTCCTGCCGGGCCGTCGCACCCCGTGGGTCAGCATCGTGTTCTCGACCGCCCTGGCCATGGGCCTGATCTTCTACGTCACGCGCGATCCTGACAGCAATGTCGTGGCCAATCTGTCGAACGTGACCGCGCTGCTCCTGCTGTGCGTCTTCGCGGTCGTCAACATCTGCTGTGTCGTGCTGCGCCGCCGCGATCCCAATGCTGAGACGTTCTTCAAGTCACCGGGGCAGCTGCCGGCCGTCGCGGCGTTCCTGTGCCTGTTCCTGGCCGGCCCGTGGGTCGACCGGGACGGCGAGATCTACCGCATCGCCGGCGCCATGATGCTGATCGGCGTCGTCCTGTGGGGCGTGACGCTGATCCTCAACAAGGCGACCCACACCGATGCCGGGGACCTCGGCAACCTCAAGGAGTGA
- a CDS encoding TetR/AcrR family transcriptional regulator — protein sequence MAVSERRAERKREILQATRALFDERGVRDAQIEDIARAVGINRAIIYRHFSGKEELFAETLVGYLQELDHTLADADDPTADPEARLATITSTFLDFGSSLPAFVDCAQALLRRRGEELMDEVSQRVMIDLGVAMTSCLNHAVEILEAGIATGQFKVRDPHLLANIYYTQALGVLNLATLQLSVREENPGLPTVDAVPFDEVKSLTLLSVVSMARGPRDAAD from the coding sequence ATGGCCGTCTCGGAACGCCGCGCAGAGCGGAAGAGGGAGATCCTCCAGGCAACGCGCGCGCTGTTCGACGAACGCGGCGTCCGGGATGCACAGATCGAGGACATCGCCCGCGCGGTCGGCATCAACCGGGCCATCATCTACCGGCACTTCTCCGGCAAGGAAGAACTGTTCGCCGAGACCCTCGTCGGCTACCTGCAGGAGCTCGACCACACGCTCGCCGACGCGGACGACCCGACGGCCGATCCCGAGGCGCGGCTGGCGACCATCACGTCGACGTTCCTGGACTTCGGCTCGTCCCTGCCGGCCTTCGTCGACTGCGCGCAAGCGCTGCTGCGGCGCCGCGGCGAGGAGCTCATGGACGAGGTCAGCCAGCGGGTCATGATCGATCTCGGTGTCGCGATGACCAGCTGCCTCAACCACGCCGTCGAGATCCTCGAGGCCGGCATCGCCACCGGACAGTTCAAGGTCCGCGACCCGCACCTGCTGGCCAACATCTACTACACCCAGGCCCTGGGCGTGCTGAACCTCGCGACGCTCCAGCTGTCGGTGCGCGAGGAGAACCCCGGTCTCCCGACGGTCGACGCCGTCCCCTTCGACGAGGTCAAGTCACTGACGCTGCTGTCGGTCGTCTCGATGGCCCGCGGCCCGCGCGACGCCGCCGACTGA
- a CDS encoding acetyl-CoA C-acetyltransferase — translation MADTTPAKKSSGATPQQVRRVAVIGGNRIPFARSNTVYTDVSNQDMLTAALDGLVNRFGLQGERVGEFAAGAVLKHSRDFNLARETVLGSKLSPDTPAFDVQQACDTGIQAAVLVANKIALGKIENGIAGGSDTTSDAPLAIGDKLRKILLEANRAKDAKARLAAFAKIRPGHLAPDQPRNAEPRTGLSMGDSQAITTKEWGITREAQDELAVASHQNLAASYDEGWQDDLVTPFHGVDKDNNLRPDSSLEKLAKLKPVFGKSFGDEATMTAANSTPLSDGASVVLLASEDEAEKRGWTPQAFFVDYETAAVDYVSGAEGLLMAPVYAVPRMLERQGLTLQDFDFYEIHEAFAGQVLTTLAAWEDPQFCKEKLGLDEPLGAIDRSKLNVKGSSLAAAHPFAATGGRIIANLAKLLHEKGPGSRGLISICAAGGQGVVAILEA, via the coding sequence ATGGCGGACACCACCCCAGCCAAGAAGTCATCCGGAGCCACGCCGCAGCAGGTGCGCCGCGTCGCCGTCATCGGCGGCAACCGCATCCCGTTCGCGCGCTCCAACACCGTCTACACCGACGTGTCGAACCAGGACATGCTGACCGCGGCGCTCGACGGTCTGGTCAACCGGTTCGGCCTGCAGGGGGAGCGGGTCGGCGAGTTCGCCGCCGGCGCGGTGCTCAAGCACAGCCGCGACTTCAACCTGGCCCGCGAGACCGTCCTGGGCTCCAAGCTGTCGCCCGACACGCCGGCCTTCGACGTCCAGCAGGCGTGCGACACCGGCATCCAGGCCGCCGTCCTGGTCGCCAACAAGATCGCCCTCGGCAAGATCGAGAACGGCATCGCAGGCGGCTCCGACACGACCTCGGACGCCCCGCTGGCCATCGGCGACAAGCTGCGCAAGATCCTCCTGGAGGCCAACCGCGCCAAGGACGCCAAGGCGCGCCTGGCGGCGTTCGCCAAGATCCGTCCGGGTCATCTCGCGCCCGACCAGCCCCGCAACGCCGAGCCGCGCACGGGCCTGTCGATGGGTGACAGCCAGGCCATCACCACCAAGGAGTGGGGCATCACCCGCGAGGCGCAGGACGAGCTCGCGGTCGCCTCGCACCAGAACCTGGCCGCGTCGTACGACGAGGGCTGGCAGGACGACCTGGTCACCCCGTTCCACGGCGTCGACAAGGACAACAACCTGCGTCCCGACTCGAGCCTGGAGAAGCTCGCGAAGCTCAAGCCGGTGTTCGGCAAGTCCTTCGGTGACGAGGCGACCATGACCGCGGCCAACTCGACGCCGCTGTCCGACGGTGCCTCGGTCGTCCTGCTCGCCTCCGAGGACGAGGCCGAGAAGCGCGGCTGGACCCCGCAGGCGTTCTTCGTGGACTACGAGACGGCCGCGGTCGACTACGTCTCCGGCGCCGAGGGCCTGCTGATGGCCCCGGTGTACGCCGTGCCGCGCATGCTCGAGCGCCAGGGCCTGACGCTGCAGGACTTCGACTTCTACGAGATCCACGAGGCATTCGCCGGCCAGGTGCTGACGACCCTCGCGGCGTGGGAGGACCCGCAGTTCTGCAAGGAGAAGCTGGGACTGGACGAGCCGCTCGGCGCGATCGACCGCTCAAAGCTGAACGTGAAGGGCTCGTCCCTCGCGGCGGCGCACCCGTTCGCCGCGACCGGCGGCCGGATCATCGCCAACCTGGCCAAGCTGCTGCACGAGAAGGGCCCGGGCAGCCGCGGCCTGATCTCCATCTGCGCAGCCGGCGGCCAGGGCGTCGTCGCGATCCTCGAGGCCTGA
- the uvrB gene encoding excinuclease ABC subunit UvrB, protein MRSVSELKRQVAPIEVVSEYTPAGDQPAAIDELEKRIKAGAKDNVLLGATGTGKTATTAWLAERLQRPMLVMMPNKLLAAQFANELRELLPNNAVEYFVSYYDYYQPEAYIAQSDTYIEKDSSINEEVERLRHSATWSLLTRRDVIVVATVSCIYGLGSAQEYLERMIGFKVGEEMPREKLLRTLVEAQYVRNDVATTRGTFRVKGDTVEIFPVYQEHAVRVEFFGDEIERLMTLHPLTGEVLSDDKELYVGSATHYAAGPATMRRAIETIKIELEERLAELEGEGKLLEAQRLRMRTTYDIEMMEQVGTCAGIENYSRHMDQRGPGTPGHCLLDYFPDDFVLVVDESHVTIPQIGAMYEGDMSRKRSLVEHGFRLPSAMDNRPLKWPEFLDRIGQTVYLSATPGNYEMEKVQGDVVEQIIRPTGLVDPEVIVKPTKGQIDDLITQIRTRTDKDERVLVTTLTKKMSEDLTDYLLEAGIRTRYLHSEVDTLRRVELLRELRMGEYDVLVGINLLREGLDLPEVSLVAILDADKEGFLRSGRSLIQTIGRAARNVSGQVIMYADRITDSMAMAIDETNRRREKQVAYNTANGIDPTPLRRRIGDITDMLAREDADTTTLLAATGDKRRKGAAVPLGQHTADLANLPSGELADLIEQLSEQMRAAAAELQFEVAARLRDEISDLKKELRSMLEAGV, encoded by the coding sequence ATGAGGTCTGTCTCGGAGCTGAAGCGTCAGGTCGCTCCCATCGAGGTCGTGTCGGAGTACACGCCTGCCGGCGACCAGCCTGCCGCGATCGACGAGCTGGAGAAACGCATCAAGGCCGGCGCCAAGGACAACGTCCTGCTGGGCGCCACCGGCACCGGCAAGACCGCGACGACGGCGTGGCTGGCCGAGCGCCTGCAGCGGCCGATGCTGGTCATGATGCCCAACAAGCTGCTCGCGGCCCAGTTCGCCAACGAGCTGCGTGAGCTGCTGCCCAACAACGCCGTCGAGTACTTCGTGTCGTACTACGACTACTACCAGCCCGAGGCGTACATCGCGCAGAGCGACACCTACATCGAGAAGGACTCCTCGATCAACGAGGAGGTCGAGCGGCTGCGGCACTCGGCCACCTGGTCGCTGCTGACGCGCCGTGACGTCATCGTCGTCGCGACGGTCTCGTGCATCTACGGCCTCGGCTCGGCGCAGGAGTACCTCGAGCGCATGATCGGCTTCAAGGTCGGCGAGGAGATGCCGCGCGAGAAGCTGCTCCGGACGCTCGTCGAGGCGCAGTACGTCCGCAACGACGTGGCCACGACGCGAGGCACGTTCCGGGTCAAGGGCGACACCGTCGAGATCTTCCCGGTGTACCAGGAGCACGCCGTGCGGGTGGAGTTCTTCGGCGACGAGATCGAGCGCCTCATGACCCTGCACCCGCTGACCGGCGAGGTCCTCAGCGACGACAAGGAGCTGTACGTCGGCTCGGCGACGCACTACGCGGCCGGTCCCGCGACGATGCGCCGCGCGATCGAGACCATCAAGATCGAGCTGGAGGAGCGTCTCGCCGAGCTCGAGGGCGAGGGCAAGCTGCTCGAGGCCCAGCGATTGCGCATGCGCACGACCTACGACATCGAGATGATGGAGCAGGTCGGCACCTGCGCCGGCATCGAGAACTACTCGCGCCACATGGACCAGCGCGGGCCCGGCACCCCGGGTCACTGCCTGCTCGACTACTTCCCGGACGACTTCGTGCTGGTCGTCGACGAGTCACACGTGACGATCCCGCAGATCGGCGCCATGTACGAGGGCGACATGTCGCGCAAGCGGTCGCTGGTCGAGCACGGCTTCCGCCTCCCCAGCGCGATGGACAACCGGCCGCTGAAGTGGCCCGAGTTCCTCGACCGCATCGGCCAGACCGTCTACCTGTCGGCCACGCCCGGCAACTACGAGATGGAGAAGGTGCAGGGCGATGTGGTCGAGCAGATCATCCGCCCCACCGGTCTGGTCGACCCCGAGGTCATCGTCAAGCCCACCAAGGGCCAGATCGACGACCTGATCACCCAGATCCGCACCCGCACCGACAAGGACGAGCGGGTCCTGGTCACGACGCTGACCAAGAAGATGTCCGAGGACCTGACCGACTACCTCCTCGAGGCCGGCATCCGCACCCGCTACCTGCACAGCGAGGTCGACACCCTGCGACGCGTCGAGCTGCTGCGCGAGCTGCGCATGGGTGAGTACGACGTGCTGGTGGGCATCAACCTGCTGCGCGAGGGCCTCGACCTGCCGGAGGTGAGCCTGGTGGCGATCCTGGACGCCGACAAGGAGGGCTTCCTGCGCTCGGGACGCTCGCTCATCCAGACGATCGGCCGTGCCGCGCGAAATGTTTCCGGCCAGGTCATCATGTACGCCGACCGGATCACCGACTCGATGGCCATGGCGATCGACGAGACGAACCGGCGCCGCGAGAAGCAGGTCGCGTACAACACCGCGAACGGCATCGACCCGACCCCGTTGCGTCGCCGGATCGGCGACATCACCGACATGCTGGCCCGCGAGGACGCCGACACGACCACCCTGCTGGCCGCGACGGGCGACAAGCGGCGCAAGGGCGCTGCGGTGCCGTTGGGCCAGCACACCGCCGATCTGGCCAACCTGCCGTCCGGTGAGCTGGCCGATCTCATCGAGCAGCTCAGCGAGCAGATGCGGGCCGCGGCCGCCGAGCTGCAGTTCGAGGTGGCAGCCCGTCTGCGTGACGAGATCAGCGATCTCAAGAAGGAGCTGCGCAGCATGCTCGAGGCGGGCGTGTGA
- a CDS encoding MaoC family dehydratase, with protein MTTRVFTSAPATLPLMLKAALPAIPVAGGLPGIKHATGTTPDLVLERHGVTTDRRHLDAYNEVCGFPRGDVLPTTYPHMAAFALHMTLMTDTSFPFAPMGLVHLRNTITQHRPIRVDESFDVSVHAADLRPHAKGSLIDIVTVATIPSTGSGGGSTGSGGGSTGSGGSEVVWEETMTLFCRHKGGSAETTPAPLAGVEAPAGVVHWKLAGDLGRRYAAVSGDRNPIHLYPLTAKAFGFPTNIAHGMWTLARSLAAVQNKLPESFTNVAEFRKPILLPSTVVFGSSTDGDVLTFGVKGTKKPVTHLVGQVRV; from the coding sequence GTGACGACCCGCGTCTTCACCTCGGCACCGGCCACGCTGCCGCTGATGCTCAAGGCAGCACTGCCGGCCATCCCCGTGGCGGGCGGCCTGCCCGGCATCAAGCACGCCACGGGCACGACGCCCGACCTCGTGCTGGAGCGGCACGGCGTCACCACCGACCGGCGGCACCTGGACGCCTACAACGAGGTCTGCGGGTTCCCGCGCGGGGACGTGCTGCCGACGACCTACCCGCACATGGCGGCCTTTGCCCTGCACATGACGCTGATGACCGACACGTCGTTCCCGTTCGCCCCGATGGGGCTGGTGCACCTGCGCAACACCATCACGCAGCACCGTCCGATCCGGGTCGACGAGTCCTTCGACGTCTCGGTGCACGCCGCCGACCTGCGCCCGCACGCCAAGGGCTCGCTGATCGACATCGTGACCGTGGCGACGATCCCTTCGACAGGCTCAGGGGGTGGCTCGACAGGCTCAGGGGGCGGCTCGACAGGCTCAGGGGGCAGCGAGGTCGTGTGGGAGGAGACGATGACGCTCTTCTGCCGGCACAAGGGCGGCAGCGCCGAGACGACCCCGGCTCCGCTCGCCGGGGTGGAGGCACCGGCGGGCGTCGTCCACTGGAAGCTGGCCGGCGACCTGGGTCGGCGGTACGCCGCGGTGTCGGGCGACCGCAACCCGATCCATCTCTACCCGCTGACGGCCAAGGCGTTCGGCTTCCCGACCAACATCGCCCACGGCATGTGGACGCTGGCCCGCAGCCTGGCGGCGGTGCAGAACAAGCTGCCGGAGTCGTTCACCAACGTCGCGGAGTTCCGCAAGCCGATCCTGCTGCCCAGCACGGTCGTGTTCGGCTCGTCCACCGACGGCGACGTCCTCACCTTCGGGGTCAAGGGCACCAAGAAGCCCGTGACCCACCTGGTGGGACAGGTCAGGGTTTGA